One genomic region from Terasakiella sp. SH-1 encodes:
- a CDS encoding cytidylate kinase-like family protein — protein MTIDVQGVIQALSRAVEVSPTDADEDLHPVITLSRDFGTGGAEISRMLAERLGLEIYDENVIDAIAQRSEVNKSLLKNLHEKISSASDAWLYAMVTGKNVAREDYVNALVTVIRCIYHKGGIIIGRGGHVVLQGRDVLRVRLTGSREACAKRVAHRDRLTLTEAKRKCGEVNKMRAKFVWNMFNSRLNDPTNFDMTINTDHFAHYEQVVEILIRSMEMMGYNKRRTGTTNR, from the coding sequence ATGACCATTGACGTCCAAGGTGTCATCCAGGCTCTGAGTAGGGCCGTAGAGGTTTCACCTACCGATGCAGATGAAGATCTCCATCCGGTAATTACCCTTTCGCGTGATTTTGGCACAGGTGGTGCAGAAATTTCGCGCATGCTGGCTGAACGTTTGGGGCTGGAAATTTATGATGAAAATGTCATTGACGCCATTGCCCAACGCTCAGAAGTGAATAAAAGCCTGCTGAAAAACCTTCATGAAAAAATCAGCTCTGCCAGTGATGCATGGCTTTATGCCATGGTAACTGGTAAAAATGTGGCACGCGAAGATTATGTCAATGCGTTGGTCACGGTTATTCGCTGCATTTATCATAAAGGCGGGATCATCATTGGCCGGGGTGGCCATGTGGTGTTGCAGGGGCGTGATGTTTTGCGGGTTCGCTTGACCGGATCACGTGAAGCTTGTGCCAAACGGGTTGCGCATCGTGATCGCTTAACCCTCACAGAAGCCAAGCGCAAATGTGGGGAAGTGAACAAGATGCGGGCAAAATTCGTCTGGAATATGTTCAACTCTCGTCTCAATGATCCAACAAATTTTGATATGACGATCAATACGGATCATTTTGCCCATTACGAGCAAGTTGTCGAAATTCTGATCCGTAGCATGGAAATGATGGGATATAATAAGCGTCGCACAGGAACGACCAATAGATAA
- a CDS encoding alginate lyase family protein gives MRSSTFLSQMKDWGNTMYASEQNIAGIIARGPDRRSTLAAAWMSWGAATGAQDIFEASYKYFKEVIGTIQADGHISSVISKRWTSTVPAQNRLRYTNMVIGYAVMAAETAENMNVPDYELKNARGQNLRDAIRWLLSSAMDENHTANSPDNQDLTFAYRVKSTGAMNISWAEAYRARFPNDKINELIVHFLEETNSSYYSSAGAYGAHYGGYTTCFFKPVKEIIAY, from the coding sequence ATGCGTTCATCAACCTTTTTGAGCCAGATGAAAGATTGGGGCAATACCATGTATGCCTCTGAACAAAATATCGCAGGCATCATCGCCCGAGGTCCTGACCGCAGGTCCACACTTGCGGCTGCCTGGATGTCCTGGGGAGCAGCAACCGGCGCTCAAGATATTTTTGAAGCTAGCTATAAGTATTTCAAGGAAGTGATCGGTACCATTCAAGCAGATGGTCACATCAGCTCCGTCATTTCAAAGCGCTGGACCAGTACGGTACCTGCCCAGAACCGGTTGCGGTACACAAACATGGTAATCGGCTATGCCGTCATGGCTGCGGAAACCGCTGAAAACATGAATGTACCTGATTATGAACTCAAGAATGCGCGTGGTCAAAACTTGAGAGATGCCATTCGCTGGCTACTTTCTTCAGCAATGGACGAAAATCACACTGCAAATTCTCCAGATAACCAGGACTTAACCTTCGCATATCGGGTGAAATCTACTGGTGCGATGAACATCTCCTGGGCCGAAGCCTATCGTGCTCGTTTTCCGAACGACAAAATAAATGAACTTATCGTTCACTTCCTTGAGGAAACAAACAGCTCTTACTACAGCTCAGCGGGTGCCTACGGCGCCCATTACGGTGGCTACACCACATGCTTCTTCAAGCCGGTGAAGGAAATTATTGCATATTGA
- a CDS encoding SDR family oxidoreductase, whose protein sequence is MKTVLITGAAHRIGAHVARELAQQGWAVAIHYHGSSKDAQAVCHEIREQGGVAELFSADFCREDDVQALIPSVLAQMGRLDCLINNASTFVNDTALNATRESWDLHMEVNMRAPYVLSQAFVNEREKGAEGNIINIVDQRVWNLTPHFSTYSLSKAGLWAMTQTLAQAFAPHVRVNAIGPGPTLPSIRQSQEDFQAQYGAVPLQIPTDLLDISNAVLYIMGARSMTGQMIALDGGEHLGWAQGDNHTPPKE, encoded by the coding sequence ATGAAAACCGTCTTAATCACAGGGGCCGCTCACCGTATTGGGGCACATGTGGCCAGGGAACTGGCCCAACAAGGTTGGGCAGTGGCAATCCACTATCATGGTTCCAGCAAGGATGCGCAGGCCGTTTGTCATGAAATTCGGGAGCAGGGTGGTGTTGCTGAGCTGTTTTCGGCTGATTTTTGCCGGGAAGATGATGTGCAGGCTTTGATACCAAGCGTTCTTGCCCAAATGGGACGTCTGGATTGTTTGATTAATAATGCATCGACTTTTGTTAATGATACGGCCTTAAATGCCACGCGGGAAAGCTGGGACTTGCATATGGAGGTCAATATGCGTGCCCCTTATGTTTTATCTCAGGCGTTTGTCAATGAACGTGAAAAAGGAGCTGAGGGCAATATTATTAATATTGTGGATCAGCGTGTCTGGAACCTGACCCCCCATTTCAGCACCTATAGCTTATCAAAGGCAGGGTTGTGGGCAATGACGCAAACTTTGGCGCAAGCCTTTGCCCCCCATGTGCGGGTGAATGCCATTGGACCGGGGCCGACCTTACCGAGCATTAGGCAATCCCAAGAAGATTTTCAGGCGCAATATGGGGCTGTTCCTCTACAAATCCCTACGGATTTGCTGGATATTTCCAACGCTGTGTTGTATATCATGGGCGCAAGATCAATGACGGGGCAAATGATTGCTCTGGATGGCGGTGAGCACCTGGGCTGGGCCCAGGGTGATAATCATACCCCGCCAAAAGAATAG
- the folB gene encoding dihydroneopterin aldolase: MTAFTADNVQPLRIADAEKSVRHVFIRDLVLMCSIGVYEHEHEAPQRIRVNLDLTVSESHHNDNIDHVVCYEQVSNKVRDIVSGDHTNLCETLAEKIAAACLEDIRVQCARIRVEKLDVFEDIASVGVEIERFNAGA; the protein is encoded by the coding sequence ATGACAGCCTTTACAGCCGATAATGTCCAGCCTTTGCGTATTGCAGATGCCGAGAAATCCGTGCGACATGTTTTTATCCGCGATCTTGTGCTGATGTGTTCCATCGGGGTTTATGAACATGAACATGAGGCCCCGCAGCGTATCCGCGTAAATTTGGACCTGACGGTTTCTGAAAGCCACCACAACGATAATATCGACCATGTGGTGTGTTATGAGCAAGTCTCTAACAAGGTGCGTGATATTGTATCGGGGGATCATACCAATTTATGTGAAACCCTTGCTGAGAAAATTGCAGCGGCCTGTCTGGAAGATATTCGCGTGCAATGTGCGCGCATTCGTGTGGAAAAACTGGATGTGTTTGAAGATATCGCCAGTGTCGGTGTTGAGATTGAGCGCTTCAACGCAGGGGCATAA
- a CDS encoding plasmid partitioning protein RepB C-terminal domain-containing protein, translating to MTDITKSFQDDMIMVALERIAPTRLVSPSLRQTQKYRTILATIKDVDIIEPLAVYPDQNKVNGQRNYILLDGHLRYEALKELGKKKALCLISTDDESFTYNKKINRLTSIQENKMIVKAIERGVSADRIAKALDVNIKRIRAKQNMLRDIAPEVVEILKDKMVSVQVFSVLRKMKPMAQIETSEMMLSANRYTVTYAKALLAGMPQEKLVKAKNKKNIKGVSPEDIAKMEKEMERLQAAYRNIDENLGETIFSLVVTKGYLSKILENEEIESYLHRHHASTLDEIHAVIDKMGEEIQLN from the coding sequence ATGACTGATATCACTAAAAGCTTCCAGGATGATATGATCATGGTCGCGTTGGAGCGGATTGCTCCAACACGACTTGTTTCACCAAGTTTACGCCAAACTCAGAAATACCGCACGATATTAGCAACGATCAAAGATGTGGATATCATCGAACCTCTGGCGGTTTATCCAGATCAGAACAAAGTAAATGGCCAGCGCAATTATATCTTGTTAGATGGCCATCTCCGTTATGAGGCCCTAAAGGAATTGGGCAAAAAGAAAGCCCTTTGTTTGATCTCAACTGATGATGAAAGTTTCACATATAATAAGAAAATTAATCGCCTGACTTCCATCCAGGAAAATAAAATGATCGTAAAGGCAATTGAACGTGGCGTATCGGCAGATCGTATTGCAAAAGCCTTGGATGTGAATATTAAACGTATCAGAGCAAAGCAGAATATGCTGCGTGATATTGCTCCAGAAGTTGTGGAAATACTGAAAGATAAAATGGTCAGCGTTCAGGTTTTCTCTGTTTTACGAAAAATGAAACCCATGGCACAGATTGAAACCAGTGAAATGATGCTTTCTGCCAATAGATATACGGTGACTTATGCGAAAGCTCTGTTGGCAGGAATGCCGCAGGAAAAGCTTGTGAAAGCAAAAAACAAGAAAAACATAAAAGGTGTATCGCCAGAAGACATTGCAAAAATGGAAAAAGAAATGGAACGCCTTCAGGCTGCGTACAGAAATATTGATGAAAATCTGGGCGAAACAATATTTTCCCTTGTTGTCACCAAAGGGTATTTATCGAAAATCCTGGAGAATGAAGAAATCGAGAGCTATTTGCATCGCCATCATGCTTCCACGCTGGATGAAATTCATGCCGTCATAGATAAAATGGGGGAAGAAATTCAGCTAAATTGA
- a CDS encoding plasmid partitioning protein RepB C-terminal domain-containing protein yields the protein MEHANPSIQIIPINKIRVVNPRSRNKKIFAELVDNIALLGLKRPIKVSPTKTGYDLICGQGRMEAYQVLGSNEIPAIVTKVSEEDLHIMSLSENIARRKHSNEDLLYGIKDLEDRGYSPKEISKKTGLDPNYVRGISHLLNAGEERLIAAVEKGTVSLSLAVEISRGNDTDLQKSLTDAYESGELKGDQLLKVRRIVSQRRHMGKRYGASRRRNGKPLSTTKLVQAYQDEVNRQKLMIKKADINEQRLLILVSALRHLMSDEHFKTLLRAEGFNDMPEVLAEKLKS from the coding sequence ATGGAACATGCAAACCCATCTATTCAAATAATCCCGATCAATAAGATCAGGGTCGTGAACCCTAGGTCTAGGAATAAGAAAATATTTGCAGAACTTGTGGATAATATTGCGTTGCTGGGCTTGAAACGGCCTATCAAGGTATCTCCAACGAAAACAGGTTATGACCTCATCTGCGGACAAGGCCGTATGGAAGCTTATCAGGTTCTGGGAAGTAATGAAATTCCTGCAATCGTGACCAAAGTCTCAGAAGAAGACCTTCATATCATGAGTCTTTCAGAAAATATCGCACGTCGAAAACACAGCAACGAAGACTTGCTTTACGGTATCAAAGATTTGGAAGACCGAGGATACAGCCCCAAAGAAATCTCTAAGAAAACAGGTCTGGATCCAAACTATGTAAGAGGAATCTCACATTTGCTGAATGCTGGTGAAGAAAGATTGATTGCCGCTGTTGAAAAAGGAACCGTTTCCCTCAGTCTTGCCGTTGAGATATCTCGTGGGAATGACACAGATTTACAAAAAAGTCTGACAGATGCGTACGAAAGCGGGGAGCTAAAAGGCGACCAACTCTTGAAAGTGCGCAGAATTGTCAGTCAAAGGCGACATATGGGAAAGCGATACGGAGCATCAAGAAGACGTAACGGTAAGCCTTTATCTACAACAAAACTGGTGCAGGCTTATCAGGATGAAGTCAATCGGCAAAAGCTTATGATCAAGAAAGCAGATATCAACGAACAACGTTTACTTATTCTCGTTTCAGCTTTACGCCATCTTATGTCAGATGAACATTTCAAAACGCTCTTACGGGCCGAAGGGTTTAATGATATGCCGGAAGTACTCGCTGAGAAGTTAAAGTCATGA
- a CDS encoding calcium/sodium antiporter → MMYLYIAIGFVLLLGGAEFLVKGSVGLARRVGVSPLVIGMTVVALGTSAPEFVVSLDAALENAAGIATGNIIGSNIANILLILGVTALIKPIKGDPSAIMRDGVILLGCSAVFTFLCTQGVLGFSSGAVLFGLFIAFLGYSYWRERHGDDPEAAELHAQEADEIESPENVWVMLLMTFGGIGAVVFGAELLVDGGTQVARQFGVSEEVIGLTMIAIGTSLPELAASGMAAIRGHTDVALGNVIGSNLFNILGVLGAVAMIQQLPVAEQLLDFDLWIMMGATVLLIPFMVTRWELSRKEGLVFAVAYIAYISAQAYGVDRVLELVQL, encoded by the coding sequence ATGATGTACTTATATATTGCGATCGGATTTGTTCTGCTCTTGGGTGGGGCGGAGTTTCTGGTCAAAGGGTCCGTTGGCTTGGCGCGACGCGTAGGCGTTTCACCATTGGTCATCGGGATGACGGTTGTTGCCCTTGGCACGTCCGCCCCGGAATTTGTTGTCAGTCTGGATGCAGCCCTTGAAAATGCCGCTGGGATCGCAACGGGTAATATCATTGGGTCCAATATCGCCAATATTTTATTGATTTTGGGGGTGACGGCTCTGATTAAACCCATCAAGGGGGACCCCAGTGCGATTATGCGCGACGGGGTGATCTTGCTGGGCTGTAGTGCAGTCTTTACGTTCCTTTGTACCCAAGGGGTACTGGGCTTTAGCTCCGGTGCGGTTCTGTTTGGGCTGTTTATTGCCTTCTTGGGCTATTCTTATTGGCGAGAACGTCATGGGGATGACCCGGAAGCTGCTGAACTCCATGCTCAGGAAGCTGATGAAATTGAAAGTCCAGAAAATGTCTGGGTGATGTTGCTTATGACTTTCGGGGGCATTGGCGCTGTTGTGTTTGGGGCGGAGCTTTTGGTCGATGGGGGTACGCAAGTCGCCCGTCAGTTTGGTGTCTCAGAAGAAGTGATCGGTTTGACCATGATTGCCATTGGCACCAGCTTGCCGGAACTCGCAGCCAGTGGGATGGCAGCTATTCGGGGGCATACGGATGTGGCCTTGGGGAATGTAATCGGCTCTAACCTGTTTAATATCTTGGGAGTACTAGGGGCGGTTGCCATGATCCAGCAATTGCCTGTGGCTGAACAATTGCTTGATTTTGACTTGTGGATCATGATGGGTGCAACGGTCCTGCTTATTCCATTTATGGTGACGCGCTGGGAACTGTCACGCAAAGAGGGACTGGTTTTTGCGGTTGCCTATATTGCGTATATTTCCGCCCAAGCCTATGGCGTGGATCGTGTCTTGGAACTGGTTCAACTATAA